From a region of the Mauremys mutica isolate MM-2020 ecotype Southern chromosome 12, ASM2049712v1, whole genome shotgun sequence genome:
- the LOC123345040 gene encoding zinc finger protein 850-like — protein MEPGEEPGPSDAEEREIVRDACTEDGMVKIKEENCLEEAESHGNLLGMLTGKVSLSPDQVKACDSQCISEKIPGETSQGKATSTGRALRKTKNNKAHQRINTAEKPYTCPEFGQSFSVSSDLAVHQTIHTDERPYKCMECEEIFNQKSILVTHQRIHTGEKPYKCPDCGKSFCQNSTLRTHEKIHRAEKPYECLQCGKSFRVRSYLLMHERTHTVDKPFKCSDCGKSFCASSDLMKHQRTHTGERPYKCPDCGKSFSDCSAFIKHKKIHMAEKPYNCTDCGKSFRVISALTVHQAIHSGERPYKCPDCGKSFILRSCLIRHQRIHTGAKPYKCPDCGKSFRLSSTLCTHRKIHTAEKPYECLKCGKRFRVSSYLLTHERIHTVDKPYKCPDCRKSFNARSYLIKHQRIHTGERPFKCLECGKSFNRRSTLITHQRIHTGEKPYKCPDCGKSFSVNSDLIVHQRLHSGERPYKCLDCGKTFRLSSHLTRHQRSHTGERPYKCLVCGENFSDCSGLIKHKRNHTGEEPYKCPECGKNFSVNSALIVHQRTHTGERPYKCLVCGKSFSDRSGLIKHKRIHTEEKPYKCPKCGKSFSDSSSLIKHQRIHTGEKLYKCPECGKSFSHSSALLKHQRIHTGERPFKCLECEKRFTDSSALRRHRRIHSEDRPYKCPDCGERFSVASGLIRHQKIHTEERPFKCSECGKSFQSNSLLKTHQRIHTGEKPYKCPECGKRFRQSSHLIRHQKIHME, from the exons ATGGAGCCAGGGGAGGAACCGGGCCCCTCGGATGCAGAGGAAAGGGAGATTGTGAGAGacgcctgcacag AGGACGGGATGGTGAAGATAAAGGAGGAGAATTGTCTGGAGGAAGCAGAATCACATGGGAATTTATTGGGAATGTTGACAGGGAAAGTTTCTTTGAGTCCTGATCAGGTGAAGGCGTGTGACTCTCAATGCATATCAGAAAAAATTCCTGGAGAGACATCACAGGGTAAAGCCACTTCCACTGGCAGAGCTCTCAGGAAAACTAAAAATAACAAAGCCCATCAGAGAATTAACACTGCAGAGAAACCCTATACCTGCCCTGAGTTTGGCCAAAGCTTCAGTGTGAGCTCAGACCTTGCTgtgcatcaaacaatccacactgatgagagaccctataaatgcatgGAGTGCGAGGAAATCTTCAATCAGAAATCAATACTTGTTActcaccagagaatccacactggagagaagccCTATAAGTGCCCcgactgcgggaaaagcttctgtCAGAACTCAACACTTAGGACACATGAGAAAATCCACAGGGCAGAGAAACCCTATGAGTGCCTacaatgtgggaaaagcttccgaGTGCGCTCCTACCTTCTTATGCATGAGAGGACCCACACTGTAGATAAACCCTTTAAATGCtccgactgtgggaaaagcttctgtgCAAGTTCTGACCTTATGaaacatcagagaacccacacaggagagagaccctataaatgccccgactgtgggaaaagcttcagtgactGCTCAGCCTTTATAAAACACAAGAAAATCCACATGGCAGAGAAGCCCTATAACTGTactgactgtgggaaaagcttccgtGTGATTTCAGCCCTTACTGTACATCAGGCAATCCActcgggagagagaccctacaagtgccctgactgtgggaaaagcttcatccTGCGCTCATGCCTTAttcgacatcagagaatccacactggtgcTAAACCTTATAAATGccctgactgtgggaaaagcttccgtcTGAGCTCAACCCTTTGTACTCATAGGAAAATCCATACAGCAGAGAAACCCTATGAGTGTCTCAAATGTGGGAAAAGATTCCGAGTGAGCTCTTACCTTCTTACGCATGAGAGGATACACACTGTAGATAAACCTTATAAATGTCCTGACTGTAGAAAAAGCTTCAATGCGAGGTCCTACCTTATCAaacatcaaagaatccacacaggagagagaccttttaaatgccttgagtgtgggaaaagcttcaatcgcagatcaACTCTTAtcactcatcagagaatccacactggagagaagccctataaatgtcccgactgtgggaaaagcttcagtgtgAACTCAGACCTCATTGTACATCAGAGACTCCACTCGggagaaagaccctataaatgccttgactgtgggaaaactttccgTCTAAGCTCACACCTTACTAgacatcagagaagccacactggtgagagaccctataaatgcctggTCTGTGGGGAAAACTTCAGTGACTGCTCAGGACTTATTAAACATAAGAGAAACCACACAGGAGAAGAACCTTATaaatgccctgagtgtgggaaaaactttaGTGTGAATTCAGCCCTTATTGTACATCaaagaacccacacaggagagagaccctataaatgccttgtctgtgggaaaagtttcagtgacCGCTCAGGCCTCATTAAACACAAGAGAATACACACAGAAGAGAAACCTTATAAATGCCCcaaatgtgggaaaagcttcagtgacaGTTCAAGCCTTATTAAACAccaaagaatccacacaggagagaaactcTATAAATGccctgaatgtgggaaaagctttagtcacagCTCCGCCCTTTTGAAACACCAAagaatccatacaggagagagaccctttaAATGCCTCGAATGTGAGAAAAGgttcactgacagctcagcccttAGGAGACACCGGCGAATCCACTCAGAAGACAGGCCCTATAAATGCCCCGACTGTGGGGAACGATTCAGTGTGGCCTCAGGCCTTATTAGACACCAGAAAATCCACACTGAGGAGAGACCTTTTAAATgtagtgagtgcgggaaaagcttccagTCGAACTCACTTCTTAAAACACATCAGAGGATCCATACGGGAGAaaaaccctataaatgccccgagtgtgggaaacgcttccGTCAGAGCTCCCACCTTATAAGGCATCAGAAAATACACATGGAATAG